CCCCTTAACTGCCCCTGATTCATTTCTAGCCAGGATCTAGTCACTGTCTGGTTAGTCTGGGAAGGGCCAGGGCTTAGCCTGCAGTCCAGCACTGGGAGACTCCCAACAGGACCGACTGATGCAACCCTCCTGAAGCCAGGGAGGTGCCCAAGACACTGTCTGCCTGGAACCCCTGCCTTCACCGTAGCCTGTCCTCCAGGCCTTGCCCTGCTCCTTACCCTCCCCTGACGTCTTTGCAGACAGCTCATGCTTCTGGCACCTTGCCACTGAATGTTGCGCATGTGTTACCTGCTGATTTAGAAGCAGACTGTCCACCTTCCAGGATAAAACAGTAAAGAGTTGCCAAATACCTCCTCCAGAGAGGCTTCTGTCACAAGGTATGGGATCCACCCTCTGGCTGACCTGCCGACCTGGGCCTCTGTGTCCTTGGGCCCCAAGGTACTGGTTTGCGTCTCAGGCTGTAAGGGCAGCTGCACCGGCCAGGGAGTGTCCTGGGCCCACTTCTCCCCTGGGGTTATCCCTCAAAGTGAGAGCTCTTTTGGTATGGAACTTGGAGGGCACATGGAAAGCTGTAAGCCTGGAGTCACCCCAGGGAGCCCTGcccagctctgccttcctctttAGTGGCAGGACCAGCCAAAGTTCCAGGACAGCATTCAAGCCTTTTGTCCTGTAGTtcatctccccctccctctctgcttCCAGCACCCACCCCAGGCCCCTATCCTCAGGGTCCCAGGATTCCCTCACCTTTGGGCCTTTGCTCATGGTGGCTTTCCTACTAGGAAGACCCTTCCTGTTTGTTCCTGGCTGATCCCTGTGCTCTTTGGGAGCAGGGCCTGGCCCACAGTGGTGCTCACAGGATGGCTGGCACACAGGAAACCATCCTGGGGGTCACAGCAGAAACAGCATCTTTGTGTGGGACACCAAAGCAGGGTGAGGCCTATGGGATGGGCAGGCCTGGGGACAAGTCTGTGGGGGTCAGTGTGGGAGTAGGGGCCAGCGGCTGGCAGCGAACGACGATGCTGCAGCTCAGGACCACGTGGCCCACGGCACCCAGGCTCGGCCAGGGCCCCAGAGAGCCTGAGCCCACTGTGCAGAGGAAACAAGGTCTTCTCAAGGCATCTGGAGCTGAGGGGAAGGGTTGTCATTGAAGGAATGGAGACCAGAGGCCGGCTTAGTCTGTGGACTTTCCCATGGCCCCTGGTAAGGCACTGGAGGAAGGTACAGAAGGAACTGGAGTTCATGCATGCTCTGGGCATGGTGCCAAGGCGAGGCCCCTGTGTCTTTCTGATCCTGAGCTCCTCCTTCCACACTGCTTCCAGCCTGGCCCAGCATGCTCCCACCTGCAGCTTTCAGCTTTGCTGCCAACCCTTGGGGCAGGGTTCCTGGAGCCCCAGGCCATGTGGGTCCTCTGCGGCCCCTGTACTTTTTGAGGTACTCATCGCAGTTGTAATTTCACTGTGCTAGCCCGGAGTCCTTGGAgtgggcagggctgctgggccCCTCTGTCCTCTGCTCAGCACTGGGCATGGACCAAAGGATGGCCAACTGCCTCCAGCCCCGAGGCCTGTCCCAGGGCTCTCTGGTCTCCACTCCTGCAATGACAACCAGGAACTAATGCTACTCTCCTGAACCCTTTGGACGAGGCCCTAGGACAAAGAAAGGGTGACTTCTTGGCCACAAGTCTGCCCTTGGCAGGTGGTCCAGGAAGTTGCTACCCACCTCTGTCTCGCTAGTACTCCCGCCCATCTGCGCCCCTGCCTACCCAAGTGGGTCAGCTCCCTTTTCCGTGGCCTTGCAGGTGCCTTGGACTGCACAGCCCCAATTGTCCAGACCCTTCTGATCTCAGCTCCACCCCCACCTTGAGCTGGGATTTAGGGGTTACCCCAAGATGGACCCTAAGCTCATGTTGTGGGCACAGGTGCAGGGGCAGTAAGAATTCCCATGGACTCTGGCCTGGCATGTGGAGCCCTCTCTGCTCCCTGATTCTCTgcctcccacccacacccccacctcCGACATGCGCCAGACCACCTATAACTGCCAGACTATTGGAGCAGAACGTCCACTCATTCACCACCTGCTCTCAAACACTTGGATGGCCCAGTCACTGTGCTATGTGTGGGATCCAACACATTCATTCCATTAACAAACATtttctgagtgcctactgtgtgctaggcattgCTCTAAAGTGATGGGGTGGAGCAGTGAGCCAAAAAACGTCCAGCTCTCATGGAGTTTACTTCTCAAGGGGAAGTCAGGAAGCAGAGAATGGAGAAAAGCAGGAAGGAGCAGAAAAGGATGAGAGGGTCTCCTCACAGGTCTTACTGTGACATCTGGCAAAGTGGGGCAGGAAGTCACGTGACTTTGTGTGGACGAGCCATCCAGGTAGGAgagacagcaagtgcaaaggccctgaggcaggcctACTTCTTTCAGGTCCATGAGGACTATAGCAGGCCTCTAGCCTGCTGTAAATCTCCGCCTCCTCACCCAGGACTGGTTTGTGCAGGGGGTGGGGATCTATGGACAGAAGCTGCTGGCAAGGAGACACAATTGTCTTAACAGGGGTTAGCTGGAACAGGCTGGGGGACATCCCACTTCTCATTCTGGCTCTTAGAGCACCACCTGAACTTGTTTCAAAACAAGTGCATGTATTACTTTTAGACTTAATAAAGTTAGTTTCTAAAAGGAAGTTTTGTCTCCATGTGACTGAAGCTACTCTCATATTTTTCACAAGGAAGCTTATAAACAGCAAGGTATTTAAAACCCAATAGCTACAATAACAAGGCAAGGGAGGAGCAGCCCCtgcatggttgggttctggtcACAGGGCAACgggaaggaggaggcgtgtgaaGTAGGCAGCCCCTCGGGATGCAGTGTGGCCTTCTGGGGGCTTTGGTGATATCCAGACTTCTGGCCCTGCTGACGGTGTGGCTCTCTCcttcccagctcagcccagccctgAGCCTACTGGCCTCTTCACTGAGCCCCTGGACTGTTGTCCCTGGTGCTAGGCGTCTTGGTAAATGCAAACGTGGCCACGGGCAAGGACAGACCCTAACCTCCCCCTCGGGTGCCCTACCCTTCAGGGCTGGGAGCCGGGGTTGGGGTGATTAGAACTGCAGTCAGCCCTCCAGCGCCTGAGCGAGCAGGGGCGGGGCCCGGAGTGGCCTCCGGGGGAGGAAGAGAGGCGGGGACtcagggggcggggccggggcggagTCGGGGCGGAAGAGAGGCGGGTGGGTGGGGGATCCTTGACCGGGCCggggcgggccggggcggggTTAAGGCGGGGCGCCCTGGGCCCGCCCACGCTGGGCTCGGCACCGCCCTCTGGGTCCCGTGACACTGGTCGGAGCGCTCCGGTCACGAGTGCCAGCgaggccggcggcggcggcggcggcgacatGGCTTCAGAGCGGGACATTCGCGCCCGGCTGCAGCGCGCCGGCCAAGAGCACCTCCTGCGCTTCTGCGCCGAACTGGCTCCCGGGCCGCGCGCCGCGCTCCTGGCCCAGTTGGAACCGCTGGAGCCCGAGGCGCTGGGCGAGCACTGCCGGCGCGCGGCTGCCGCCCGCGCGCACCCCTCTGGCCCTCCACCCGAGCTGGCCGCACGCCTACGGCCTCTGCCTCCCGAGCGCATGGGCACCGCGAGCGGGGGCGACCCCCAGTCGCGGCGGCTCTGGGAGGAGGAAGGTAGGCTGGGTGGGGCGGCGCGGGGATCGAGGCGGCGGGCGCTCTTGGCCTGAAGGGGGCCTCGCCCGCAGAGCGGGGCGAGAGGAGAAGTTGTACTTGGTAAAGTTTAGCTTGCCTTCGTGAAACCGCCAACCCTTTTCATACGTACCGGCTCGCAACTGGGGTGTGATATGAACCTTGAGCGCTGCCAAGCTGGCAGCCGCCCCCTGGCCGCATTCCCTGGGGAGAATGCTTTGTGCATGAGCACATCTGGGTGGCCAGCTGCCCAGCCCACATATTGACAGCAGGGGACCTCTCGGACACTTGCACACGCTCCTTTTCGCGCCCGGCACAGGTGCACTCTAGCTTCTTGGCCTGGATGTGAGGCAGTTATTCCTGGAGGGGAGACCTCCCAGGGCCCCAGCTGTACCCTTCTGGCCAGGCCGACCCAGTGTTTCTTCTGAAGGACCCAGGTTGGGAATGAACCCAGGGGGATGTTGTCAGAACCTCAGCAGGGTCAGGGCAAGGTTAGGTGCGGATGAGGCTGTGGCCCAGATCAGAATGTTACCTGGAAatttgtcttctgtgtctgtcAGGCATCTCATAGTCCCAGGCACAAGCCTGATTTGCTCTGAAATGAAGGGGCGGTTGTGTGGTGGGTTCCAGGCATCCCCTCATGGTACCCCATACCCCCAGGTTTCCACCAGATCGCCCTGAACAAGGTGGCTGTGCTGCTGCTGGCTGGTGGGCAGGGCACTCGCCTGGGCGTGACCTACCCCAAGGGCATGTATCAGGTGGGGCTGCCCAGCCAGAAGACCCTGTATCAGCTGCAGGCAGAACGGATTCGGCGGGTGGAGCAGCTGGCTGGCGAACGCTATGGGACCCGCTGCACAGTGCCCTGGTGTGCCCTCTCTGCCTTACCTTGGCCCCAGAGTGTCCTGCCCCACGTAGCCCCAGTCCTGCCCCCACCATGACTTGAACCCCAACCCCTGACAGAGCCCAGCGCCCACCCAGACAGAGGCCTGACCGCTGCCCTAAGACTGGGCCCTGATGCCAGCCCCATCTATCGGGGGCCAGACCCCCTGAAAGGCGGGCTAACCCTGACCCTCGCCTCTGCTTGCAGGTACATCATGACCAGTGAATTCACGCTTGGGCCCACGGCCGAGTTCTTCAAGGAGCATGACTTTTTCCACCTGGACCCCAACAACGTGGTCATGTTTGAGCAGCGCATGCTGCCTGCTGTGACCTTCGATGGCAGGGCCATCTTGGAGCGGAAAGACAAGGTTGCCATGGCCCCAGGTACGCCCCATCCCTGAGGCAGGGAGGGTACGCCTGGAATGTGAAGCTAGCTAGGGGTCAGGAGACCCCGGATGGAGGCCAGAATATGCTGCCCCGAGGCTGTGTGGTCCTGAGCGAGtggcttcccctctctgggccttgattTCCATCTGTCACATGGAACAACCACAGGGCCACTTCGATAGTGACAGAGAGCTGCCTCAGGCACAAGGTCCAGCCCCGAGGGGCCTCCCCTGCCTCTCGCATGCCCTCAACTAGCTGGCTGAGGCCTGGCTGGAAGCCTCGCAAGGcccatccctttctccctccGCAGATGGCAACGGGGGCCTGTACTGCGCACTGGCGGACCACCAGATTTTAGAGGACATGGAGCGGCGAGGAGTGGAGTTTGTGCACGTGTACTGTGTGGATAACATCCTGGTGCGGCTGGCCGACCCGGTCTTCATCGGCTTCTGCGTCCTGCGCGGCGCAGACTGTGGCGCCAAGGTGAGTCTGCACGCCACCCCGCCTTGCTCCGCCCTCTTCCCCATTCGTCTCACTTCGGCCCCGCCCcttgccccgcccctccccgcccacctTGCCCCGCCCCAGGCAGCTATCCCAGCCCATCCCGTGGGCCGCAGGTGGTGGAAAAAGCCTACCCCGAGGAGCCGGTGGGCGTGGTGTGCCAGGTGGACGGCGTCCCCCAGGTGGTGGAGTACAGCGAGATCAGCCCTGAGACCGCGCGGCTTCGTGCGCCGGGTGGGGGCCTGCTCTACAACGCAGGCAATATCTGCAACCACTTCTTCACCCGAGACTTCCTCCAGAGGGTCACCAGGTGTGCGCGGCAGGGAGCTGTGGGTGTTGGCCAGCCAGGCCACAGGGGTTGGGGCAGAGCTGAGCTGGGTGGGGCTGTGGATTGGGGTGGAGAGAGGGGCTTGAGTTTAAGCAAGCTGGAGGCACCAGAGTTGGCCTGGCCCTCCTCCGGTGGAGCGGCTGCTGCCCACAGGCACCACTTCCACCCCATGGCTTTGCGGCTGCCTCTGCGCTTGGGCAGGAATGTGGCGGATGGTGCGTGGCTCTCATGTGAGGTCGCAGGAGACTGTCTTACCCTCCCAGCGACGTGGCTTGGCCCCCACTGCTCTGTGCTGGGTGTGTCCACCTGCCCGCCTGCCCCAGCTCCAGGGGGCTCCAGGGTGTCCTGTCTGAACTgtgtctttcctcctttgtcctcTTGTCCCCAGGGAGTTCGAGCCCTTGCTGAAGCCACACGTGGCTGTGAAAAAGGTCCCCTACGTGGACGAGGAGGGGAATCCAGTGAAGCCGCTCAAGCCAAATGGAATAAAGATGGAGAAGTTCGTGTTTGATGTGCTGCCGTTTGCCAGGTTAGTGAAGTcctttgctttttccttcttcccttcttgtCCTAGTGGTGGCTTCTGAGACCCGCCTGGCAGGGAAGTGGAGGCTGAGGGCTTCACCGTAGGGGGCTCAGGGAGAGAAGGCCAGAGGAAAGGCCCTGGGGGTGCGAGCATAGGGACCACCTGGGGCCGCCAGAGCCCTTTAGGTTGTGTGCTTTGGGAGACACCTGTGTCCCCTGCTGAACCCACCATCTGCCCCTGGCCTGGGGCTCAAAGCTGTTTCCAGGTGGGGTTGCTGGGGGCTCCCAGGGTATTTGGTCCTCCCTGTGGGGTCCTGGGTTCTGGCTGGTGGGAAGGGGAGCAAAGGGAGGACTTCAGGTAGCTCTGAGGGGCTTAGGAACAAAGACTCATGCAGtgcctgtggggccctccctggcCTGCTGCCCACAAAGCAGCCCCCACTTCGTCACTGTAACCTGGTCTGGCCTTCAGTTGCGCAGGACCAGGCCTGTGGGCCAGGACATTGAGTCCTCAGCTATTTTCCCCACCAGGAACTTTGTGGCCTTTCAAGTGCCGCGGGAGGAGGAGTTCTCCCCACTGAAGAACGCGGATTCGGCCGACAGGGACAACCCCTCCACGGCCCGGCGAGCCCTGCTTGCTCAGCACTACCGGTGGGCCCTGCAGGCGGGAGCCCGTTTCCTGGGCCCACGTGGAGCCCGGCTCCCGGAGCAGCCAAGGTGAGCGGGACAAGGGAGTCAGGGTGTTACAGCCCCGGTGCCCTGCTGGCTCTGCCGCTGtctaggctggggtgggggcttctGCCCAGCACCGCGCCGAGTGCCAGGGCCGTGTGCCCCCCTGGCCGTGGTGCCTGCCCCTGCGGCCTTTTGGCCCAGCCCTCTGAAGTCTGCTCGGGGCCCTGGGGTAAGTGGggaccacaccctcccctgcttATTCAGAAGTTCTTTGAAGCCGAGACCCAGCCCCGACAAACAGAAAGCAGTGGGCAGATCTCTTTGTAGGGCTGGGAAAGAAAAGGCCCTTAGGTGTCCACCTCCCCAGTTGTCCATGGCCACCACCTAACCTGGCTGCACAGGCTCTGGGATGCCTGcggggggtggaggggtgttTTCCAGCCCAAATCAGGGCCTGTTTCTCAGGTGGGGCAATGCCCAGGGCTCTAGTGTCCAGAGAAAAAGGAGATTGCCGAGACAGGGCAGAGTGTGTGGTGGACAGCCTGCTAggccaggcaggggctgggccgGCTCCTgtggtgggtggtgctggggcGGGTGGTGCCGGGGTGCGCATCCCAGCGCAGATGCTGACAGGCGGGCTCCCGCAGCCTGCCCAGCAGCGGAGAACCTGCAGCCGTCTGTGAGATCTCGCCTTTGGTGTCGTACTCTGGAGAGGTGAGAGCCACCCGGCCCGTCTGGGTCTTCTGGAGTGGGGCTTGCGTGATCAGAGGAGGGCCAGGGCGAGGAGGGTGCGGGGGGAAGTCCCAGCTCTGCGCTGGTTGACCGGTGGGGTAAGGAGTCCCTCAGCTTGCGGAGGACTTTCTAGGATGTGGGGCGTGGTGAGGTGTCCAGAGGCCTGGGAGGGTTGGGAGAACAAGCAGGCTGGTCTGCGGCAGGGGCCTGGGCCAGCTGGGCTTCCGTGGGAGCCCCGCTGGGCGGGCAGCGCCGCGTCTTCCCTTCTCTGGTAAGTCCTGGCCGGAGCTTGTGGGAGGGCTTATGCTAGCCTGAGGTCTCGGGGAGGCATCCAACTCCTGTTCCTGGGAGCGTCTCTGGCCCTGCCCCTCACTGGCTCCAGGCTGAATTgggaccccaccccccaccccggggccAAAAGAGGTGGACACTTGGCTGTCATGACTTGCTTGTTTCCAGGGTCTGGAGGTGTATCTGCAAGGCCGGGAGTTAAGGTCCCCGTTCATCCTGGACGAGAACCAGGCCAGGGCACTGCAGCCCTGACTCCCTCCTGGCCCTGCCAGCCCCGGGTCCCCACGGGTGAGGACGCAGCCCCGGCCAGGGCTCTGGGTGGGAAAGCAGGCTGCCACGTGTTTCTGGCCTGCGGAACATGGAGCACAGAGGGAAGCGTGCTGGTCTCCTCCACGACACTGGGAACTCTCCCATCACTGGGTCCCCTGGACACAAGCGACTCTGCCCTGCTGTGGGCCAGCGCGGGCTCTCCAGCTTCCCTCCTGGCCATGGGGTCTGAGGGTCTCAGGACCTCGGACAGTGGGGCTCAAAGGAGGCTAGGGTGGGCTCTGGGGGAGGAGTGCCTGGACAGAATGGTGGTGGCTCCTCAGCCCCACACCCAGACCCCGTGGTGAGGAGCACTAGCCACCCCGAGCTCTTCTGCGGACAGAGGAGGGGGATGACGTCTTTCCCTCCAGGGTGCCGTGTTTGaaggggctgcccctccctccctggcagcTGAACTTGGGAGCCGCGGCCCAGCCCTGTCCCCGCCCAGCTGAGGCCGGCAGCAGCAGGCGTCCGATCATCCCAGTGAAGGGCCGGCTGCACCAGGGGAGCTGGCTCCCCAGGAGCTGGGCCTGCGCACTGGAGACAGTTCTCTCGATTTCTGCCATCCAAGGCCTCAGCCCCTTGGTCTCTCTTCTGCAGCCGGTTTAGGCTGCTGGTTTGGTGCTCCCCCAGGAACCAGTGGGACCAATACTGGTGGCCTCCTGTTGGGGCTGATTAATCAGGAGTTGAACCAGGAGGGCAGTGCCACCCTTTGCCCAGCCTGCCTGTCGCTCTGGCAGATTTTGGTGCTCATGCCCCTCCCCTgtgctgggggttggggaggggaaacAGCCTCCACATTCGGGGCCGGGGTGCCCTTGCTGCAGCGCTGCAGCCCGGCTGAGGCCGGGAGACACCAGCTGACCCTGGTCCCTTGCCCCTCCCTGACTTTGCTGCTCTGGAGAGCAACACAGTGGCACCTACCTCTTCCTCCTGATGTGATGAGTGTCACAAAACACGTCGCTGCTCGGCCGAGGCTGCCTGCCCCCCCTCCCCGCTCCACCTCAGCGCGCGGCCCGTGTGGAGCCATGGCTTCCCCAGGGAAGGGTGTTATCCAGGGGTGGGTTCAGATGCAACGGTCCCTCCAGTAGCCTGGAGCGGATGGTGGCTGCGTCCACACATCCCATCCTGGGCGTGATGGTGGGGTCAGGGCCCTGCCCAAGGCCCAGGGGACActgccccacccaggccctgctgggctTCTCAGACTCAAAATTGAGCCCCTTGCCTTAGTGCCCTCCCGGCTGCTCCACAGGCGAGCAGAGGGCCTGGGCAGAGGAGGGTCCCTCGGGCAGAGGCCGTGGTGCCGGGTACCGCCCCAGTCCCAGTGGGACACCCGGGCAAGCTCTTTTCTACACAGGTAGAGATAGTTGGGTAAGCTATTGAAACAGCTTGCTTTTggaaaaactttattttcaagtcagtaaactttttattgtatctttacATAGAGTCTCAAACAGCACAGAGAGGTCCAGGGCACCCTTCCCCGAGTTCCCGTAATGTTTGCATCCTGTGTGGTTGGAGGATGCCGCGAGGCAGGAGACATTGGTAGAGCTGAGCCGTTTGTCGCaggtgtggctccctgtgcccacTCTGCATTCAAGAGGCAGCAAGGTCAGTTGGTGCCATCACCACAAAgacctccctcctgcctccctcgtAGCCACACCCCACACCACCTCTCACCCAGACAACTGCTAATAAAATAACTGAGTTTTGAGAGACTGCCAAACTTGTTTTTCcacagtgggggggggggttcccaGTAAAGCCCACGTACAGTGATTGATCCCTGGCCTGGCAAGTGCAGTTTCCGACCAGCACACGTGGTGGGAACAGCGCAGGGTGTTCACAGGTCTGCCTCCATCCAGGGCTGCAGCCTGCTGGGGGCCCTTTGGGGACGAGAGCCCACACACTGAGCTGAAGCCGCTCTGGGCTGCCCCCTGTCCCGTAGTCCCGTCCAGCTCTGCCCAGGCTCTCAGGGGAGCCCGAGACAACCTAGTGAGTCAGGCACCCTGGGGGCCGGCCCAGAACCTGCCCCTTGAGCCAGTGCTCCAGGGATGGGCTCCTGCGCCCCTAGCTTTGAGAGCCCATGACTCACCCTCCTGCACATGCATCCTTCAGATGCCACCATTTCCCTGACAACGGGTTGTGCAGGGAGGAGTGCCTAAGGGTGTCGCTGGAACTGCCAGCAGAGCTGTGAGTGGGGTAAGACCTACAGAGACCTCAGGGACGGCCCTGAGAaaggaaggggcaggaggggaggaagacCTTTCTGGAGCAGGCTCAGACAAGCCAAGGAGCTGAGCGGGAGGCGCAGGCACCGAGGAGCCCCCGTAATACCCAGGGATGTCATGGACAGGACTGCAGGAAGCAGTGGGCTCACCCACTGGGGAGCATCAGGGGGCCCCCCGGAGCCTGCTATCCTCAGGATGCCCCAAAGGGGGAGCCCACGCAACCGCTCCCTCACTCCCTCCACGGCAGCAGCACCTGTGCCCCGCCGCCTCCAGCGGACTTTCCTGCAGGCCAGACGTCCCCCGTTTCTCCGTAACGTTCCTGTTCTTTGCTCCCTGGACCTGCCTATGCTTTGCACGTCCTAGTTCCAGTTCCTGTTACTCCCAAATAAACTTTCTGCTGGCAGAATAAGTGGCTGTCTCATTCAGGCTGATGCCACGTGGTGTCCGGAAGTGGGGTCTGAAGGAGCCCCTGCCTCTGCTCCTCGAGCCCTTCCCGCTCATCTGGCAGGCCTGCCCGGGGTTTGAGCCCTCGCTCCGGCTGAGCGCTCCAGCTTTGGGAGCGTGGTTTCCTTTTTGCTGCGTGTGCAGAGGCCTCGTCCCTGTGCTGAGTGCGCATCTTATCTCCCTGGTGGAAGCGTGCTGGAATTTGGGTAAAAACTCCTTTGGAACTGggtttctaggaatttttttttctcgagAAAACCTCTGAGAAGTGGGGTCCCAGTCGCCCACATGCTCTAAGGGCGGCCCCCCTTCAGGGGCCCCAGCTGGTTTCATGCTGAAAAACTGTGCTCCCTTAACTGAAAATAATTCAGAACACCAGTGGCCACCACAGGGAACTCTGGGCCTCCCCAAGCTTGTTTCTTTCAGAACCGAATCAGAAAGCTGTGGCCCTGAGCCTACACAGACTGAAGGGGGTGCTCACTTTTCTCTCTGATGGAACTGCTGGGGGTTGGGCCCAGCGCCTCCCGCACGCTCAGCACACGCTCTGCTACCCTCCCTGCCTGCGATGCTTATTTTTTGGTACCTGAGGCGTCTAAGGTGGCCTCTTCGCGAAATAGCACTCCTAAACTAACTGACGCCAATAAACAAAGGACGAAGTGGCTTCTGACAgaagcccccctcccctcctcctgtggCCCTAGCAccac
This portion of the Vicugna pacos chromosome 4, VicPac4, whole genome shotgun sequence genome encodes:
- the UAP1L1 gene encoding UDP-N-acetylhexosamine pyrophosphorylase-like protein 1 isoform X1; the protein is MASERDIRARLQRAGQEHLLRFCAELAPGPRAALLAQLEPLEPEALGEHCRRAAAARAHPSGPPPELAARLRPLPPERMGTASGGDPQSRRLWEEEGFHQIALNKVAVLLLAGGQGTRLGVTYPKGMYQVGLPSQKTLYQLQAERIRRVEQLAGERYGTRCTVPWYIMTSEFTLGPTAEFFKEHDFFHLDPNNVVMFEQRMLPAVTFDGRAILERKDKVAMAPDGNGGLYCALADHQILEDMERRGVEFVHVYCVDNILVRLADPVFIGFCVLRGADCGAKVVEKAYPEEPVGVVCQVDGVPQVVEYSEISPETARLRAPGGGLLYNAGNICNHFFTRDFLQRVTREFEPLLKPHVAVKKVPYVDEEGNPVKPLKPNGIKMEKFVFDVLPFARNFVAFQVPREEEFSPLKNADSADRDNPSTARRALLAQHYRWALQAGARFLGPRGARLPEQPSLPSSGEPAAVCEISPLVSYSGEGLEVYLQGRELRSPFILDENQARALQP
- the UAP1L1 gene encoding UDP-N-acetylhexosamine pyrophosphorylase-like protein 1 isoform X2, with translation MASERDIRARLQRAGQEHLLRFCAELAPGPRAALLAQLEPLEPEALGEHCRRAAAARAHPSGPPPELAARLRPLPPERMGTASGGDPQSRRLWEEEGFHQIALNKVAVLLLAGGQGTRLGVTYPKGMYQVGLPSQKTLYQLQAERIRRVEQLAGERYGTRCTVPWYIMTSEFTLGPTAEFFKEHDFFHLDPNNVVMFEQRMLPAVTFDGRAILERKDKVAMAPDGNGGLYCALADHQILEDMERRGVEFVHVYCVDNILVRLADPVFIGFCVLRGADCGAKVVEYSEISPETARLRAPGGGLLYNAGNICNHFFTRDFLQRVTREFEPLLKPHVAVKKVPYVDEEGNPVKPLKPNGIKMEKFVFDVLPFARNFVAFQVPREEEFSPLKNADSADRDNPSTARRALLAQHYRWALQAGARFLGPRGARLPEQPSLPSSGEPAAVCEISPLVSYSGEGLEVYLQGRELRSPFILDENQARALQP